In Coleofasciculus chthonoplastes PCC 7420, the genomic window CTTCGCCTATCTGGAGAGGGCTAAAGTTCCCTCACTACGAACCAATTCTAATCCACTAATTAAGGTGTGCCACGCCGCCATCGTGGGGAGAGCGTTCGCGAAGCGTTCCCGAAGGGTGGCGTAACGCACCTTAATCTTACGGGGAACAAAGCAGATCAATTAAGGATTGGGGGAGTTCTTCATAATGATCGAGCAAAAAATCCACGATTGTTAACTGGCGCAAGTCAACAGGTTGAGGGGAACGATGGTCTTGACCTCGGTTGAACCAACATTGAACGGTTCCCAGGGAACGGAAACAAATGTGAGAAATTTGTTCATAGGTGACACCCCATTTGGCATAAAACTTCTTGGGTGTCATCTTTAATTTACAGTAACAATATAGGTCAATGATGTATTGTTCTCGCTGAGTAATCGGGCGGGGATTGTGGGGTCTTTTGGGATGATAGCGTCCGGTTGGGGTACGCACCAGTAGAGGCTCTATTTCCTGATCCAAATGGGTGGGATAACGGTATAGGTTGTCCTCATCTTCATGGGGAGAATCGTTAAGTGTTGAGTGTGTAGGGGCGGGTTTAGGAACAAACAGGAATTGTTTTACCCAACTTGGTGGCAAAACCCGCCCGTCTTCTTGGGTTACGTCCTCTATTTCTTCACTGTGACGCAGAGTGTTTAAGGCACCCGCAATGAGTTTACCATTCAGGCTTTCGGTTAACTGCTGGATAAATAATGCCGCGATCGCGTGGGCTTCTGCATCCGTTAGGTGCATTTGAGCCGCATCGAAGTCAATGTCGCTGTGGTGCTGGATCAACGAGAGGAGTTGGGCGATACCCAATTCCGCTAAGACTTGCTGGATAGGGGATTCAGGAGTATGGCTGGGGTCGAAGTTGGGGGAGAGGTGTGTCATGTTTTTTTCTTCTTTGATACTTAGTTTTTGTGTGCTTGTAATAATGTTGTAACATAATGAGTAAAATAAAAACCCCTTTGTCAGCAATTAGACAAAAAAACGGCATCCTACTAAGTTTTGTAAGCAAGCCTCAAACCCTGACAAAGGACGAATGACGCACCGACTTAGAGGTTGGAAAGCCCCTATTCTTACTGCCTGCCATAGTAGAGACGTTGTATGCAACGTTTTTACCCAATGATGATCGAAAAGGAAGGTTAACTTATGTCAGGCTTAGTTGTTACACCGATGAATCAGGAACACCGAATGATGGCTTATTCAATACACCTTGAAGGCGATACTCTGAGAGTGGATTTTGCCAAAACTGATGAAGGGAAACCGATTCCGGCTGCTGGCGATGTCATTGTGCAAGATGTGCAGACTCGTGTGAGGCAAATGATTGCTTCTGGAGAACTTTCCGGGGGGAATATGCTCAAAATTAATGGGCGGATTTCAGTGGGGGCGAGTTATACCCTGGCTCATGAGGTGGCGCACCTGTATCGAGTGGTTGCAGTGGCGGATACACGGTTGGGAGCTTATGTGGTGGTGAGTAGTACAACACCAGAGTATCCTTTGGCTGCGACCAAATTGTCCGCGATGTCAAGGCGCAGTTACAAGAATTAATTAATTCGGGGCAATTAACAGGCGGAAAACTGCTGAAAATCAATGGGCGTTCAACGGTGTTAGCGTCTTTTGTCCTAGCACTGGAACTGGCTCATCGCTATAGTGCGATCGCAGTCTTTGATCCGAAAATAGGCGATCGCGGTTTAGACCGTTATATTATCACGATTAGTCATACTCCAGATTACCAGGTGGGAGACCGGGTTGATATCAAGCGTGACCCCTGTCAGACGGTGAAAGTGGTGCTATGCGGCGCTCCCAATACGGGAAAAACTGTTTTTCGGGATGGGTTGAAAGAGGCAATTCTGGAGCGAGAGGATGTTCCCCAGGATTTTTATACCATTTCCGGTTGTCCGGATGGGGATGGTTCCTGGTTTGCACAAACAGCACAGAAGTATCCGGAGTTAGCGGCAGAATTAAAAGCTGAGTATAAGGCGAAGTTTACACCAGAATTTGCCCAAGACAAAGCGCGAACGGTTGACGTGATTAAAAACTCATTATTACTGTTTGATGTAGGGGGCAAGATAAGTGCAGAAAATGAGTTAATTATGGCTCAAGCTACCCATGCAGTGATTTTAGCTAAGTCGGAATCCGAGGTAGCCGATTGGCAAGCCTTTTGTCGCCAGCTAAATTTGACTGTGATTGCGATTATTTATAGTAGTCTTGATGCCACAACTGATACGATTCAAACCCAAACGCCGCAGTTAAGGGGAACAGTTCACCGACTGATTCGGGGTGAATCGGTGAAAACTCGTCCCATGATTCAAGAGTTGGCAAAGCAGTTAGTTGAGTTAGCTAGTTTGTAGTAAGGGTAGGGGCGCACCGATGTGCGCCCGTGTCAACTGAAGCTCAACCCCTCAACCCCAGCCCTCACCCCCAGCCCCTCTCCCAAGCTTGGGAGAGGGGAGCAAGAGGGGAGTAAGAGAATCTGGTTCCCCTTCTCCCCACGGTGGGAGAAGGGTTAGGGGATGAGGGGGAAATGTTGAGCAAATGATAGGAATGGGAGCGATATTGGCACATTACATCAACCGTTTCTGGCAGAGGTAGAGACAGAATTGTCTCAGCCAAGAGAAGTGGATAACTCTGTTGTTCAAAAAAATAGTTGGCATCGAGAAATGGCGGCAATTTATCTGATAGAACAAGGCACGACAATTTATAAGGAGTACCAACGGTTTATTATTTATGTATCTGAGAAGCCGAAACTGGAAGTACCGATTCGAGAAGTGCAGCAAATTCTGGTGTTTGGCAATATTCAATTATCAACGCCAGTGATGCAAGTTTGTTTGCGAGAACAAATAGCGGTGGTATTTCTGAGTCAAAGTGGTCGCTATCACGGTCATTTATGGAGTTCTGAATTTCGGGATTTAGACCAGGAGTTGGTTCAAGTGAGACGGTGGGGTGATGCGGCGTTTCAGTTTCAGGTGTCTCAGGCAATTGTTTATGGTAAGTTGATGAATTCTAAGCAGCTTTTGTTGCGATTTAATCGGAAGCGCAAACTCCCGGATGTGGAACGGGCGATTATCGGGATTAATCAAGATATTGAGGCGTTGGAGTTTAGTGAAAGTTTGGATAGGTTGCGGGGTTATGAGGGGATAGGGGCGGCGAGGTATTTTCCGGCGTTGGGTCAGTTGATTACGAATTCTAGGTTTGAGTTTTCCTTGCGGAATCGCCAACCGCCGACTGACCCGGTGAATTCGTTGTTGAGTTTTGGGTATACGCTTTTGTTTAATAATGTTTTGGGGTTTATTATTGCGGAAGGGCTTTCTCCTTATTTGGGGAATTTTCATTATGGGGAACGGCAGAAACCCTATTTGGCGTTTGATTTGATGGAGGAGATGAGGTCAGTTGTTGTCGATAGCTTGGTTCTGAATATTGTTAATCATTCTTTATTCAAGCCCCAAGATTTTGACACGGTTCCTAGTACGGGAGGGGTTTATTTGAATCAATCAGCAAGGCGGGTCTTTCTCAAACAATTTGAAACCCGGATGAATGAAGAGGTTTCTCATCCCGATTTACAGTCAAAAGTCACCTATCGTCAAGCGATTCAATTACAGGTGAGGCGGTATAAACAGAGTTTGTTGTCTGGGGTTTCCTATGAAGCTTTTTTAAGAGCGATGTAAATGGGGAACGGGGAATTATAAATTCTATTTCTTTGACTTCACACAACCCTACTTTCTGTGTTTGAATGTTTTTTGAGTTTGGAGCAGATGCGGCAGCTTTATGAAAAGGTGAAAAAGTTAGTTGAGCCAGTGGAGGATAATGTGCGATTTTACTGGATATCTGAGGAAGCGGTTTCGAGGGCGTTGGTGATTGGCTCAGAAGCACCCCAACCGCCGCCAAAGTATTATGTTATCTAGGTTTGAGGGAAATTAGGGGTGATTTTTAGTTGGTGAATCGACACCACTCGCCAAATCGCCGAAACCCTATATTTTTCGTTGAGTGGTGTCGATGCCTGACAGGGAAAGGATTTGCGGTATGGGTTGGGAGCAATTTTGGGCAGAATGCATTATAATTTCAGCAGTGGTGTCGATTGGGCGGCTGAAACCCTTACTGGGCAAGGGCTGCTAGACGAACTCCCTACCGATTGGGTTAAATCGGATTAGTTGGAAACTTTCAATATTACCAGTATTATACTGGTATTTGATCCCCCCTACCGATTGGGTTAAATCGGATTAGTTGGAAACGTTAGTAAGTAATATTGTGGGTTTGTTTTTGACCACTTCCCTACCGATTGGGTTAAATCGGATTAGTTGGAAACATAATAGACTACTATTCCACCTATTGTCTTTTTGACCCCTACCGATTGGGTTAAATCGGATTAGTTGGAAACTTAATGAAATTTGGCATATGCAGCTACTGCAGAATCCCCTACCGATTGGGTTAAATCGGATTAGTTGGAAACTTTCTAGTGACAAAGATTTAGGGGGTTAAAAAAACCTGACCCCCTACCGATTGGGTTAAATCGGATTAGTTGGAAACAAATCTTCTAGAGACATGGTTGCCTTTTAATAGGTTTGCCCTACCGATTGGGTTAAATCGGATTAGTTGGAAACTTTGAGTAGCGTGGATTTTTTTCTTTTATTGTCAGCCCTACCGATTGGGTTAAATCGGATTAGTTGGAAACTGAGCAACTACCCGCTCAACTTGCACGACGGGTGCTTCAGGCCCTACCGATTGGGTTAAATCGGATTAGTTGGAAACGAAAGGGAGCAAAAGCCTCCATTCTCAGTGACCCTACCGATTGGGTTAAATCGGATTAGTTGGAAACTCTAACTCAGCAAGCTCGGTAGGTGTGCTATACCCTTTCCGACCCTACCGATTGGGTTAAATCGGATTAGTTGGAAACTGTGAGAATCAAATATGTTAAGGAACATAAACGATTCCCTACCGATTGGGTTAAATCGGATTAGTTGGAAACCTTTCATTTCCGAAACCACGTCGTCCGTGACCCTACCGATTGGGTTAAATCGGATTAGTTGGAAACGAATCTTCCTCTTGCGAGGAAAATTCTTGTTCAGCCCTACCGATTGGGTTAAATCGGATTAGTTGGAAACACGATCGGACAAACGAACCACTGCCCAATCTTTGGCCTGCCCTACCGATTGGGTTAAATCGGATTAGTTGGAAACGTTGAAGTACCCTTGTTTCCCGCTGCTGCTTTCT contains:
- the cas1 gene encoding CRISPR-associated endonuclease Cas1 — translated: MAAIYLIEQGTTIYKEYQRFIIYVSEKPKLEVPIREVQQILVFGNIQLSTPVMQVCLREQIAVVFLSQSGRYHGHLWSSEFRDLDQELVQVRRWGDAAFQFQVSQAIVYGKLMNSKQLLLRFNRKRKLPDVERAIIGINQDIEALEFSESLDRLRGYEGIGAARYFPALGQLITNSRFEFSLRNRQPPTDPVNSLLSFGYTLLFNNVLGFIIAEGLSPYLGNFHYGERQKPYLAFDLMEEMRSVVVDSLVLNIVNHSLFKPQDFDTVPSTGGVYLNQSARRVFLKQFETRMNEEVSHPDLQSKVTYRQAIQLQVRRYKQSLLSGVSYEAFLRAM